A single window of Acetobacteraceae bacterium DNA harbors:
- the dnaE gene encoding DNA polymerase III subunit alpha — MSYSDFVHLRTHSAYSLSEGAMSVNDLAEMAQRYRTPAVALTDSGNMFGTLEFSSACRQRGIQPIIGCQLGLSVSEEESFPVVALARNEKGLLNLRKLSTEGYLVGSPSRPFSSLDFLCDHAEGIFLLTGGVQGPLGHFLLHQDESGAKNLLGRLSESFRDNLAVELTRVGVFGEKIVESDLVDLADQFSLPLVATNDCFFSSPRMRMAQDVLLCIGEGQVAAEEDRKKAFEGGWFKSPQEMRELFKDIPEACDNSLMIARRCHVEVSSRKPLLPISKKVGNHQDSGAFLSKMARDGLKKRLEVMKIAEDLRKVYEERLEHEINIIIGMGFPGYFLIVADFIQWAKAHDIPVGPGRGSGAGSLVAYALTITDIDPIRFSLLFERFLNPERVSMPDFDIDFCQHRRDEVIRYVRDEYGANRVAQIITFGKLQAKAAVRDVGRVLGLSYGAVNRIAELIPNNPAKPIPLRQAIAEEPELQKIGEKQDEDEAVLLETALQLEGLFRHASTHAAGVVIGDRDLVELVPLYRDPRDESGMLVTQFSMKNVEKAGLVKFDFLGLATLTLLKRGMDFLKELGIDVDLSQIPLDDPKTFEMMAKGDTVGIFQFESPGMRDMLKQMQSNRFEDLIAGVALYRPGPMENIPSYCRRKHGEEWIAPHESIRPILEETYGIMVYQEQVMQIAQEMAGYSLGEADILRRAMGKKIAAEMEQQRQIFIKGAVAKGISESDANSVFDLMAKFADYGFNKSHAAAYALVSYQTAWMKAHHPVAFLAACMSLSREKTEKLSIFCQEAERMNIKVMPPDINHSKADFSVEKTEEGEYIIRYALAAVKRVGLTAMEALCAARGKTKFSTLTDFSQRCSGGFLNKIQLENLAKAGAFDCFSIEREVVCENIDLVLARAQAQAADKASGQTGLFGSFEETIEFSELSLKTPPVMWKNSQRLQEEALAIGFYLTEHPLESYENFLKKMHVTPISEIENLDIGSEERILSIAGIVVQKKERPTRSGKKMAWLTLSDSQGICEFVMFSETLEEARPFIKEGEEVFASISVRKEEEALRLTARRVTSLEMEMQKGKTKMLVFVSGEAGIQGLKEKLDMFQGGAGRIALLFKKQNDQFILELPGFYRTTPKLLEQIKILPEIDAKIKED, encoded by the coding sequence ATGAGCTATTCCGACTTTGTTCATTTACGGACACATTCTGCCTACTCTCTTAGTGAAGGGGCGATGAGTGTAAATGATTTGGCGGAAATGGCGCAGCGTTATCGGACACCCGCAGTTGCCTTGACAGATAGTGGGAATATGTTTGGAACGCTGGAATTTTCTTCGGCCTGTCGCCAAAGAGGCATTCAGCCGATTATCGGATGTCAGCTCGGATTGTCTGTCAGCGAAGAAGAATCTTTTCCTGTTGTGGCGTTGGCAAGAAATGAAAAGGGGCTTTTAAATTTAAGGAAGCTCTCAACAGAGGGATATTTGGTTGGAAGCCCTTCTAGGCCTTTTAGCTCTCTTGATTTTTTATGTGATCATGCAGAGGGGATTTTCCTTTTAACCGGTGGTGTACAAGGGCCTTTAGGGCATTTTTTACTCCATCAGGATGAATCCGGCGCAAAAAATCTTTTAGGACGTCTCTCAGAAAGTTTTCGAGATAATCTCGCTGTAGAGCTTACAAGAGTTGGTGTATTCGGTGAGAAAATCGTAGAGAGCGATCTTGTTGATTTGGCAGATCAATTTTCTCTCCCTCTTGTTGCAACAAATGATTGTTTCTTTTCCAGTCCACGCATGCGGATGGCACAAGATGTCCTTTTATGTATTGGAGAAGGACAAGTCGCCGCAGAAGAGGATAGAAAAAAAGCTTTCGAGGGTGGCTGGTTTAAATCACCTCAGGAAATGCGAGAGCTTTTTAAAGATATACCGGAAGCCTGTGACAATAGCTTAATGATTGCACGGCGCTGTCATGTGGAGGTTTCTTCTCGGAAACCTTTGCTGCCAATTTCTAAAAAAGTTGGTAATCATCAAGATTCTGGTGCTTTTCTCAGTAAAATGGCTAGGGACGGTTTAAAAAAGCGTCTTGAGGTTATGAAAATCGCAGAGGATCTGCGTAAGGTTTACGAAGAACGTTTAGAGCATGAAATTAATATTATTATTGGGATGGGATTCCCAGGATATTTTTTAATTGTTGCTGATTTTATTCAATGGGCAAAAGCGCATGATATTCCTGTTGGGCCTGGGCGTGGTTCAGGGGCAGGTTCTCTTGTGGCGTATGCCTTAACCATTACAGATATTGATCCTATTCGTTTCAGTCTTCTTTTTGAGCGTTTTTTGAATCCTGAACGTGTTTCAATGCCTGACTTTGATATTGATTTTTGCCAACATCGTCGAGATGAAGTTATTCGTTATGTTCGTGATGAATATGGCGCAAATCGTGTGGCGCAGATTATTACGTTTGGAAAGCTTCAAGCGAAAGCTGCGGTTCGAGATGTTGGACGTGTTCTGGGCCTTTCTTATGGCGCTGTGAATCGTATTGCGGAACTTATTCCCAACAATCCAGCAAAACCTATTCCTTTAAGACAGGCAATTGCGGAGGAGCCTGAGCTTCAAAAAATTGGTGAAAAGCAAGATGAGGACGAGGCGGTTTTACTTGAAACGGCTTTACAATTGGAAGGGCTATTTCGTCACGCATCCACCCATGCGGCGGGTGTGGTGATTGGTGACCGTGATTTGGTTGAACTTGTCCCACTTTATCGTGACCCACGGGATGAAAGTGGCATGCTTGTTACGCAGTTTTCAATGAAAAATGTTGAAAAAGCGGGACTTGTTAAATTTGACTTTCTGGGATTGGCCACACTTACACTCCTTAAACGAGGAATGGATTTCTTAAAAGAATTAGGCATTGATGTGGATTTGTCTCAAATTCCTTTAGATGATCCTAAAACTTTTGAGATGATGGCAAAAGGCGATACAGTTGGGATCTTTCAATTTGAAAGTCCTGGCATGCGTGACATGCTAAAACAAATGCAGTCAAATAGATTTGAGGATTTGATTGCAGGGGTGGCGTTGTATCGTCCGGGCCCGATGGAAAATATCCCTTCTTATTGTCGTCGCAAGCACGGTGAGGAATGGATTGCACCGCATGAATCTATTCGCCCAATCCTAGAAGAAACATATGGGATTATGGTGTACCAAGAGCAGGTCATGCAGATTGCCCAGGAAATGGCAGGATACAGCTTAGGAGAAGCTGATATTTTGCGCCGTGCGATGGGGAAAAAAATTGCGGCAGAAATGGAGCAACAGCGTCAGATTTTTATTAAAGGCGCAGTTGCAAAAGGAATTTCAGAATCAGATGCAAATTCTGTCTTTGATTTGATGGCTAAATTTGCAGATTATGGGTTTAATAAATCCCATGCTGCTGCTTATGCGCTTGTTTCTTATCAAACAGCTTGGATGAAAGCACATCATCCAGTTGCCTTTTTAGCGGCATGCATGTCTCTTTCCCGTGAAAAAACAGAAAAGCTTTCAATTTTTTGCCAAGAAGCGGAGCGGATGAATATTAAGGTCATGCCGCCGGATATTAATCATTCAAAAGCCGATTTTTCTGTCGAAAAGACAGAAGAGGGTGAATATATCATTCGATATGCGCTTGCCGCAGTTAAAAGAGTTGGTCTCACCGCAATGGAAGCCTTATGCGCGGCAAGAGGAAAAACGAAATTTTCAACCCTCACAGATTTTTCACAAAGATGCAGTGGAGGGTTTCTCAATAAAATACAATTGGAAAACTTAGCTAAAGCAGGAGCCTTTGATTGTTTTTCAATTGAACGAGAAGTCGTTTGCGAAAATATTGATCTTGTTCTTGCTCGTGCACAGGCACAGGCTGCAGATAAGGCCTCTGGTCAAACTGGACTTTTTGGCAGTTTTGAAGAGACGATAGAATTTAGTGAACTATCTCTAAAAACACCGCCTGTTATGTGGAAGAACTCCCAACGCTTACAAGAGGAGGCTCTTGCAATTGGATTTTATCTCACGGAACATCCTCTGGAGAGCTATGAAAATTTTCTAAAGAAAATGCATGTCACACCTATTTCAGAGATAGAAAATTTGGACATAGGTTCTGAAGAGCGCATTCTGTCGATTGCTGGGATTGTTGTTCAAAAAAAAGAGCGCCCCACAAGAAGTGGCAAAAAAATGGCTTGGTTAACTTTAAGCGATAGTCAAGGAATCTGCGAATTTGTGATGTTTTCGGAGACTTTGGAAGAGGCGAGGCCCTTTATCAAAGAAGGCGAAGAAGTTTTTGCAAGCATTTCTGTTCGAAAAGAGGAGGAAGCATTACGGCTGACAGCACGGCGTGTAACCTCACTGGAAATGGAGATGCAAAAGGGAAAAACAAAAATGCTTGTTTTTGTTTCAGGTGAGGCAGGGATTCAGGGCTTAAAAGAGAAGCTAGATATGTTTCAAGGTGGTGCAGGTCGAATCGCTCTTCTTTTTAAAAAGCAAAACGATCAATTTATTTTAGAGTTGCCGGGTTTTTATCGAACGACACCGAAACTTCTTGAGCAAATAAAAATTCTTCCTGAGATTGACGCTAAAATCAAAGAAGATTGA
- a CDS encoding lipoprotein-releasing ABC transporter permease subunit: MFGKFERMVAWRYLRARRGDRFVSLIAIFSFLGIMLGVATLIVVMGVMNGFKADLMGRVLGLHGDLNIYAAGAAPIKDYENVVSKTEIVPSVARTTPLVEGTVLFQSGSYTTGAALEGISTKDLKNWKALSGGLVEGSWQDLEKPNSAAIGIGMARRAGLGIGSEINLLSPTGRSTPFGTMPRAIKLQVTAIFDADWNDYNSGVVMMSLSQAQNFLLLESNEVSLIQVGIDDPMHARQVGAKIKSSLENPTLHVSDWTQSANGFLNAVTVERNVMFLILSLIILVAAFNIISSLIMMVKDKGSDIAIMRSFGVSQGGILRIFIMCGAAIGTMGTAAGALLGIGFALNIEHIRHVLEMVTGTNLFNPEVYFLAQLPVKIDWGQVTEVVLLALSLALLATLYPSWRAAHTDPVEMLRREG, translated from the coding sequence ATGTTTGGTAAATTCGAACGTATGGTGGCATGGCGCTATTTACGCGCACGGCGGGGGGATCGTTTTGTTTCTCTAATTGCCATTTTTTCCTTTCTCGGCATCATGCTTGGTGTTGCAACTTTGATTGTTGTGATGGGCGTGATGAATGGCTTTAAAGCTGACCTGATGGGACGAGTTCTTGGTCTTCATGGCGATCTTAATATTTATGCGGCAGGAGCAGCGCCGATTAAAGATTATGAAAATGTCGTTTCAAAGACAGAGATCGTGCCGAGCGTTGCTAGAACGACACCTTTAGTAGAGGGAACTGTTTTGTTTCAAAGTGGCTCTTACACAACGGGAGCTGCTTTGGAAGGTATTTCAACAAAGGATCTTAAAAACTGGAAAGCTCTTAGTGGTGGTCTTGTTGAAGGTTCATGGCAGGATTTAGAAAAACCGAATAGTGCTGCGATTGGCATTGGCATGGCAAGGCGTGCTGGTTTGGGGATCGGATCTGAGATTAACCTCCTCTCACCAACAGGACGTTCTACTCCTTTTGGAACGATGCCGCGTGCTATTAAGTTACAAGTCACAGCTATTTTTGATGCGGATTGGAATGATTATAATAGCGGTGTCGTGATGATGTCTCTCTCTCAGGCGCAAAATTTCCTTTTGTTGGAATCTAATGAGGTTTCCTTGATTCAGGTTGGGATAGATGACCCAATGCATGCACGACAAGTCGGTGCTAAAATTAAATCCTCTTTAGAGAATCCAACTTTGCATGTTTCGGATTGGACACAAAGTGCAAATGGCTTTTTAAATGCTGTGACAGTTGAGAGAAATGTCATGTTTCTCATTTTAAGCCTCATCATTTTGGTTGCTGCTTTCAATATTATTTCGTCTCTCATCATGATGGTAAAAGATAAGGGCAGTGATATTGCCATTATGAGAAGTTTTGGCGTTAGCCAAGGGGGTATTTTACGTATTTTTATTATGTGTGGTGCCGCGATAGGGACAATGGGAACAGCCGCAGGCGCATTGTTAGGGATTGGCTTCGCTTTAAATATTGAGCATATTCGTCATGTTTTAGAAATGGTTACCGGAACAAATTTATTTAATCCTGAGGTATATTTTCTTGCGCAGCTTCCCGTAAAAATTGATTGGGGACAAGTGACGGAAGTGGTTTTGCTGGCATTGAGCTTAGCGCTCTTAGCGACCTTGTATCCTTCTTGGCGTGCTGCACATACTGATCCTGTGGAGATGCTACGTCGTGAAGGGTAA
- a CDS encoding ABC transporter ATP-binding protein → MKGNPVLSLKKINRFFYSGDEKLEVLKEADLEIHPGKLIGLVGPSGIGKSTLLHIAGLLEYPNSGEISIAGKKADKSDYERTILRRDSIGFVFQFHHLLPEFTAIENVMLPALTAGAKYKEVKERAAYLLDMLHVSHRMESFPGKMSGGERQRVAIARALVNKPSLLLADEPTGNLDVHTATQVLDSISDIVRKENAGALIVTHNLEIAQRMDKNFSLCHGKLVLV, encoded by the coding sequence GTGAAGGGTAATCCTGTTTTAAGTTTAAAAAAAATAAATCGCTTTTTTTATTCTGGTGATGAAAAATTGGAAGTTTTGAAAGAAGCCGATTTAGAAATCCACCCTGGAAAATTGATTGGGCTTGTCGGTCCTAGCGGTATTGGGAAATCGACATTGCTTCATATTGCGGGGCTTTTGGAATATCCAAATAGTGGTGAAATCAGCATTGCCGGGAAAAAGGCAGATAAATCTGATTATGAACGCACGATCCTTAGGAGAGATTCGATCGGGTTCGTCTTCCAGTTTCATCATTTGCTACCTGAATTTACGGCGATTGAAAATGTTATGTTGCCGGCTTTAACAGCGGGAGCGAAATATAAAGAGGTAAAAGAACGGGCCGCCTATTTATTAGACATGCTTCATGTTTCTCACCGGATGGAAAGTTTTCCTGGAAAAATGTCTGGTGGAGAACGTCAGCGAGTGGCCATTGCACGAGCCTTGGTGAATAAGCCATCTCTCTTATTGGCAGATGAGCCAACAGGAAATTTGGATGTTCATACCGCAACGCAAGTTCTTGATTCGATTTCTGATATTGTGCGGAAAGAAAATGCAGGCGCATTAATCGTGACGCATAATTTAGAAATTGCACAGCGTATGGATAAGAATTTTTCTTTATGTCACGGAAAATTAGTTCTCGTTTAA
- a CDS encoding proline--tRNA ligase has product MRLSQAFQPTLRETPVEAKIVSHQLMLRAGLIRQIASGIYVWLPAGLRVLRKISTIIQEEQDRIGGQELLMPTLQPAELWKKSGRHDSYGPEMLRFKDRHDRELLYGPTNEEMITEIFGATETSYKTLPKYLYQIQWKFRDEIRPRFGVMRGREFLMKDGYSFDLSAENAEEIYFQIMHSYLRTFERLGVTAIPMAADTGPIGGALSHEFLVLAPTGESEVFYDKRREIGQAENVDNADPKNFLKALMQDTYAATSEKHDIEAWDKIPEAFQVSGRAIEVGHIFSFGTKYTETMGISVAGPNGDKIYPHMGSYGIGVSRLVGAIIEASHDEKGIIWPKAIAPYQISLINLRPGDENCDRLCEEIYKILPDEILYDDRKERAGVKFNDADLMGAPWKIVVGPKGAARGEIELSSRAGTETFTVNTETPTERDHQHMKSCGLEALFA; this is encoded by the coding sequence ATGCGGCTTAGTCAGGCATTCCAGCCGACTCTACGTGAGACACCTGTAGAGGCAAAAATTGTTTCTCACCAATTAATGTTGCGTGCTGGCTTGATCCGTCAGATTGCGTCTGGAATTTATGTTTGGTTGCCTGCAGGATTGCGGGTTTTGCGAAAAATTTCTACGATCATACAAGAAGAGCAAGACCGTATTGGTGGGCAAGAGCTTTTGATGCCGACCTTACAACCTGCAGAATTGTGGAAAAAATCAGGTCGTCATGATTCTTATGGGCCTGAGATGTTGCGTTTTAAGGATCGTCACGATCGTGAGTTGCTCTACGGGCCAACAAATGAAGAGATGATTACGGAAATTTTTGGGGCAACAGAAACCTCTTATAAAACGCTTCCTAAATATCTTTACCAAATCCAGTGGAAATTTCGTGATGAAATTCGACCACGTTTTGGGGTCATGCGTGGCCGTGAATTTCTTATGAAAGATGGTTATTCCTTTGATCTTTCTGCAGAAAATGCTGAGGAAATTTATTTCCAAATTATGCATTCTTATTTGCGCACATTTGAGCGTCTAGGTGTGACAGCTATTCCGATGGCAGCAGATACAGGGCCTATTGGTGGCGCATTGAGCCATGAATTTCTCGTGCTTGCCCCAACAGGTGAGAGTGAGGTATTTTATGATAAGCGCCGTGAAATCGGACAGGCAGAAAATGTTGACAATGCAGATCCCAAAAACTTCTTAAAAGCGCTTATGCAGGATACCTATGCTGCGACTTCGGAAAAGCATGATATTGAGGCATGGGATAAAATTCCTGAAGCGTTTCAAGTTAGTGGACGTGCAATCGAAGTGGGGCATATTTTCTCCTTCGGTACGAAATATACAGAGACAATGGGCATCTCTGTCGCAGGACCAAATGGCGATAAAATTTATCCACATATGGGCTCTTATGGTATTGGCGTTTCACGTCTTGTTGGCGCAATTATTGAGGCTTCACATGATGAAAAAGGCATTATTTGGCCGAAAGCAATTGCACCTTATCAAATTTCTTTAATTAATTTGCGTCCCGGTGATGAAAATTGCGATCGACTTTGTGAAGAAATTTATAAGATTCTTCCTGACGAAATTCTCTATGATGATCGTAAAGAACGTGCAGGTGTTAAGTTTAATGATGCCGATTTGATGGGGGCACCTTGGAAAATTGTTGTGGGGCCAAAAGGCGCTGCTAGAGGCGAAATTGAACTTTCATCTCGTGCAGGCACAGAGACATTTACCGTTAATACTGAAACACCAACAGAGAGGGATCATCAGCATATGAAATCCTGTGGGTTAGAGGCTCTTTTTGCATAA